In the Bacillus sp. FJAT-42376 genome, GGGTGGGATAAGAAATAGGCCGGTCTGGTGAGGACCGGCTCTTTTTTATAGGGGCGGGAGACGCGCAGAAGCAGAGCGGAAATCTGCTTATTAAAAAAACAGCCCCAAAATGAGGCTGTGTTCTATTGCTGTGCAGTTAATTTTGTTAAAAACGGATCGGCTGCCGCGAGTGTCGTTCCATTATAGTAGTAGCTGACGATGTCTTTATATGATTTACCATCCTGCGCCATAAAGTTTGCCCCGTATTGACTCATGCCGACTCCGTGCCCGTATCCTTTCGTTTGGATGACCACGTTGCCGTCTTTCAGGGTCCATGTGAAGTCGGTGGATTTGAGCTGAAGCTTATCACGGACATCACGGCCGGTTAAGGTTTTGCCGCCGATTTCCACTTTTGCGACACGGTGGCTTGAAGTCCGTTCCGTCACTTTTCCGACTGAATTTGCGCTTGTGAGCTTAACGCCTAATTTTCTTTGAAACTCGCCGACGGTGAAGATCTGCTGGCTGTAGTATTTAGGTGATTCTTTGTCCCACGTGCTTTTTACGCTTCTTAAATATGGAATGGCGTTTGGCCAGTAATCTTCCGAGTTCTCGGTATAGCCGTTGCTTGTTGAGAAGAAGGAGGCCGTAATCGGCTTATTCTCGTACGTGAGAATTTGACCGGCAGTTCCAGAGACAGCGGCCAGCACTTTTTCCGCACGCCATTTATAATCCTTCCCCCATATCTTTTTCAATTCTTCCTTGTTCCGGTAGACCTGATGGATCACGGTATCCGTGACGTTTGCCTTCGCACCTGACGGCGTTGAAATTCCATTTCCTGCTGTCAGCGATTTGACAATGACCGTTCTTGCCGCAAGGGCCTGCGCTTTTAACGCCTCTTCTTCAAAGTCAGCCGGCATTTCGGACGCGACCACTCCAAATACATAATCCTCAAGCGGCACATTTTCTACCTTTTTTTCTGCTGTCCGGTAAACCGATACGGTCACATTTGATTTCGATTCGAGCGGTTTCTCCTGTTTTTCCTCCTGCTTCAGTTCCTCTCCCAGCTGTCCACTTGACTTGCTGACAAACGGGGAAACAAGCAGAGCCGGAATCATCAGAACGATAACAAAAAGTCCGGCTAGTACGACCAATAGCGGTTTCATAGATTTCATCCACTGAGCCTCCTGATTGAATGATGC is a window encoding:
- the spoIID gene encoding stage II sporulation protein D, coding for MKSMKPLLVVLAGLFVIVLMIPALLVSPFVSKSSGQLGEELKQEEKQEKPLESKSNVTVSVYRTAEKKVENVPLEDYVFGVVASEMPADFEEEALKAQALAARTVIVKSLTAGNGISTPSGAKANVTDTVIHQVYRNKEELKKIWGKDYKWRAEKVLAAVSGTAGQILTYENKPITASFFSTSNGYTENSEDYWPNAIPYLRSVKSTWDKESPKYYSQQIFTVGEFQRKLGVKLTSANSVGKVTERTSSHRVAKVEIGGKTLTGRDVRDKLQLKSTDFTWTLKDGNVVIQTKGYGHGVGMSQYGANFMAQDGKSYKDIVSYYYNGTTLAAADPFLTKLTAQQ